In Alphaproteobacteria bacterium, the genomic window GATAACGCCGATGACAAGATGGACGCCGGCTGCGCGGGCGGCCTTGCCGATTGCCTCACAGGCCGCGCCCGGAACCTCGATGGAACTGTCGAAATAGCGCTGGAAGTCGGCACGGCCCTCGGGCGTTCGACCGCCGACGCGAGCCCCGAAGTCGAGGCCCTTGGGATAGGCCGAAACGAACGCTTCCGGGAAGACTACCAGCTCGGCCCCCTGGCCGGTGGCCTCGGCGGTGAGACGGCTGACCTTTTCGATGGTTTTATCGCGATCGAAGACGACGGAGCCGTCTTGAACGATGGCTGCGGTGATCTTGCGGGACACTATATCCTCCGAATTGAATGTGAATCGGGACACCTCGGCGGACCAGCGGT contains:
- a CDS encoding nitrilase-related carbon-nitrogen hydrolase, with amino-acid sequence MSRKITAAIVQDGSVVFDRDKTIEKVSRLTAEATGQGAELVVFPEAFVSAYPKGLDFGARVGGRTPEGRADFQRYFDSSIEVPGAACEAIGKAARAAGVHLVIGVI